A window of Gemmobacter sp. genomic DNA:
ATTCGGGCGCATCGGTGTCGGTCATGGTTTCATCCTTTATGCTTGGTCGAACAGCCCCCGGAATTCTGCATCGGCGTAATAGGCGAGCTTGCCGGCGACGATCGGCCGTTGCCCGGCGAGGAACAGCAATTCGACATGCTGCGGCAGGTTGCGGACCTCATCGGGGGTCAGCAGCGGCCGGGCCGTGTGTTGCTCGCCATAGGAGAGGCCGGATTTTTCGGAATCGAGCGCCCGGCTCATGGTCTGGAACACCACGGTTTCCTGCCCGAGCAGATCGGAGACGAGGCGGGCGCTGTCGTGATCGTTGACACCGAACACCTGTAGGACGCCGGCGTTTGACAGGAAGGTTCCGGCGCGTTGCCCGTAGGTGGCGCGGAGCTGGTGAACGTCTTGCAGGATCGGCCAGAGCTGGACGCCATAGCCGGCCATGAGGCCCATTGCGCGCTCGACGGGGGCGAGGTGGCCGAGGGCGGCGAACTCATCCAGCAGGTAGAGGACCGGCACGGCCGGCTTGGCGGGGTCGCGCGCCATGTCGGTCAGGCTTTGCGCGACGAGCAGACGCAGCCAGCGGGAATAGGTGGCGAGGCGATCGGGCGGCAGGACGAGGAACACCGAGGCGTTGCGGCGCTTGAGATTGGCAAAGCGGAAATCGGATCGGCCGAGGACCGCGACCATGCGGGGGCTGTCGAGGAAATGGGTATGGCGCTGCGCGGCCGAGAGGACGCCGGCCGCTTCCCGGTCGGATTTGCCGAGGTGGCGGTTTGCGGCGCGGGCGATCAGGCCGCCGGCGGCCGTTGACGCCTGCATGTCCTTCAGGAGCGCCGCGAAGGCTTCAGGGGCGAGGGTGAGAGCTTCGCGCAGGGTAGCGAGGTTTCGCCTGTCGCGCGGCTCGCTGGCGGCAATATGGAGGATCAGGCCGGCAATGAGCGCCTTGGCTTCCTCGTTCCAATGCGCCTCGCCGGCCATGCCCGGTTCATCGAACACGAGGGCGTCGGCCAAGGTGCTTGCATCTTCCGCGACATCGAGGCCGGCCGGGTCGAGCTGGTCGAGAGGATTGAAGGCGGCCGAGGGCTGGCCGGTGACGCCGAAGGGGTCGAGGACGTGGACCGGGCCGAAGGTCTGGCGGGCGTGGCCGGCGATCTTGGCATTTTCGCCCTTGGGGTCGATGCAGATCACGGAGCGGTCGGCCGTGAGCAGGTTAGGGATGATGGTTCCCACCCCTTTGCCGGTGCGCGTCGGGGCCATCGTCAGCAGGTGGGCCGGGCCGTCATAGCGCAGGAGCTTTCCCGTTTTGCCGTCGCGGCCGATCAGCAGGCCGGAATCGGCGCGGGCAAGGGCGGCGGTTTCCTTGTCGGTGGCGAAGCGGGCCGAGCCGTGGGTTTCGCCGTCCATATCCCCGAAATGGATAATCAGCGGATTGGTGACGAGCCGGAAGGTGATCGCGGCCAGCACCAGCAGCGTGACGAGATCGAGCGCGATGAAGGGAACCGAGCCGGGGCCGAAGCCCATTTGTTCGAGGAAGAACCGGCCGCCGAAGCCGACCACGAACAGGGTTATGATGAGGATGAACAGAAGCCCGAGAAGCGGTTTCCAGATGCGGAAGGGCAGGGCGAGCAGGGATAGGAACGCCCATAGCGGATCACGCGCAGCCTGCCGCATCATGTTCTTGAACGCGGCCCAGGCTAACGTCGCCTGATTCATGAGGCGGCCCCCCCGGCGCTGTCTGTTGTCTCCCTGGCCGGCGCGTTGGCGATCAGATCGGCAAAGAGTTCCTTATCGCCAGGGCGCGTCAGGAAGTCGGGCAGCTCGCGCTTGAGCCATTCGCGGAGGCGTCGGGAAAATTCCTCATCCTTGCCGCTTTCGAGGCGATGCAGAACGAGCGCGCCGAGCAGCACCTTGCGGCGGGTATCGTTGGCGCGCTCCTGTTTGCCGAGCCGGGCCTTGAGCGTGGCGCGCTGCGCATCCAGCTCGGCCAACCGCTGTTCGATCGTCTTGCGCGCCATGTGTCGTTTCCTTCTATCTAGCGGGGCGAGGGGTTGGCCCGCCCTTGAGGCGAACCATGATAATTTTCGGATTTTCGCCAATGCGCTCGACCTCGACAATGCCCGACGCCTCGACCAGATCGGAGAGGCGGGGAAAGCCATAGTTAC
This region includes:
- a CDS encoding type IV secretory system conjugative DNA transfer family protein, which encodes MNQATLAWAAFKNMMRQAARDPLWAFLSLLALPFRIWKPLLGLLFILIITLFVVGFGGRFFLEQMGFGPGSVPFIALDLVTLLVLAAITFRLVTNPLIIHFGDMDGETHGSARFATDKETAALARADSGLLIGRDGKTGKLLRYDGPAHLLTMAPTRTGKGVGTIIPNLLTADRSVICIDPKGENAKIAGHARQTFGPVHVLDPFGVTGQPSAAFNPLDQLDPAGLDVAEDASTLADALVFDEPGMAGEAHWNEEAKALIAGLILHIAASEPRDRRNLATLREALTLAPEAFAALLKDMQASTAAGGLIARAANRHLGKSDREAAGVLSAAQRHTHFLDSPRMVAVLGRSDFRFANLKRRNASVFLVLPPDRLATYSRWLRLLVAQSLTDMARDPAKPAVPVLYLLDEFAALGHLAPVERAMGLMAGYGVQLWPILQDVHQLRATYGQRAGTFLSNAGVLQVFGVNDHDSARLVSDLLGQETVVFQTMSRALDSEKSGLSYGEQHTARPLLTPDEVRNLPQHVELLFLAGQRPIVAGKLAYYADAEFRGLFDQA